One region of Salvia miltiorrhiza cultivar Shanhuang (shh) chromosome 3, IMPLAD_Smil_shh, whole genome shotgun sequence genomic DNA includes:
- the LOC131016812 gene encoding putative late blight resistance protein homolog R1C-3 isoform X3, producing the protein MNVIKKEAMETSAEAQLKRKVSPTHAGSLTSSSNVKESKMVGFDDVLLQLLDRLTGGNRNRQIIPITGMGGIGKTTLARHIFEHALVKEHFDIRAWTTISQTYNVREALREVLHQVSGDLGSDLSENELGEKLYKYLYGRRYIIILDDMWSVEVWDKMRFFFSDYNDGSRVIVTTRLSNLAAELTNSNSISMRFLDDVCSWSLFSKTVFGDEGFPLHLEEIGKKIVGNCYGLPLSIAVIGGLLAKSELTLEYWEHIEENLSSIVNSENDEYCLRVLKLSYDHLPAYLKPCFLYMGRFEEDKAIRVSELMRLWVSEGFLKPIINKSLETVAEEYLKELVDRNLILVDWLGAVGNIKYCKMHDLLRDLSFQEAKKQRFYYVLGQHCPRGINSQRRIVIPRSTSAMTVRDAMETMSSRARSFICHADTVPQLLDFRFLRTILISTYERYRKYLEENVFQLVNLRYLSGALREGCQIPSSISLLWNLHTLIVSSLGELTAPIEIWKMHQLKHLEIVGFRGMYLPDPRRGHSDVMMENLETLKGVRDFNLNEEVVKRIPNIKKLSIRFSDKVTDRVKCLSYLQCLSKLESLTCINDYGSDAEYLQSISFPHSLKRLYLQCGKFHLEEILEKIGSLPLLEKLQIFKGQFATRSWEIVEGQFPSLKYLRLWYCGDMECWTLEGYCLPRLEQLFIWWMKSLKEFPSEIGEIATLKSIELSDCSESMAMSLKKIVEEQEELQGDPSIHVLVRSSNVSQELATPNFRVVK; encoded by the coding sequence ATGAATGTGATCAAGAAGGAAGCCATGGAAACTTCAGCTGAAGCTCAGCTGAAGAGAAAGGTCTCCCCGACTCATGCTGGCTCCTTGACATCCTCTTCCAATGTGAAGGAAAGCAAGATGGTGGGATTTGATGACGTGCTACTTCAACTCTTGGATCGGCTCACTGGAGGGAACCGTAACCGCCAAATCATCCCAATCACAGGGATGGGCGGGattggtaagaccactcttgcccgACATATATTTGAGCATGCCCTCGTTAAGGAGCATTTTGATATTCGTGCATGGACTACAATTTCTCAAACTTATAATGTTAGAGAAGCACTTAGAGAAGTTCTTCACCAAGTGAGTGGAGATTTGGGTAGTGATCTCAGTGAGAACGAATTGGGAGAAAAATTGTACAAGTATTTATACGGTAGGAGGTATATTATAATattggatgatatgtggagtgtAGAGGTGTGGGACAAGATGAGGTTTTTCTTTTCCGATTACAATGATGGGAGTCGAGTAATCGTAACGACTAGGCTCTCAAACTTGGCTGCCGAGTTGACAAACTCTAACAGCATTAGTATGAGATTTTTAGATGATGTTTGTAGCTGGAGTTTGTTCTCCAAAACTGTATTTGGGGATGAGGGTTTTCCTCTTCATCTCGAGGAAATCGGAAAGAAAATTGTGGGGAATTGTTACGGACTTCCTTTGTCGATTGCTGTGATTGGCGGTCTACTGGCAAAGTCCGAACTTACACTCGAATATTGGGAGCACATAGAGGAAAACTTAAGCTCAATAGTGAAttcggaaaatgatgaatattgcTTGAGAGTATTGAAACTGAGCTATGACCATTTGCCTGCCTATCTAAAGCCTTGTTTTTTGTACATGGGGAGGTTTGAGGAAGATAAGGCAATTAGGGTCTCAGAACTCATGAGGTTATGGGTTTCTGAAGGCTTTCTTAAACCAATAATCAATAAAAGCTTGGAAACAGTTGCCGAAGAGTATTTAAAGGAGCTAGTTGACAGAAACCTCATTCTAGTTGATTGGTTGGGGGCAGTCGGGAATATAAAGTACTGCAAAATGCATGATTTACTAAGAGATCTATCATTTCAAGAAGCTAAAAAGCAGAGGTTTTATTATGTGTTAGGGCAACATTGTCCTCGAGGGATAAATAGCCAACGCCGCATTGTTATTCCCAGAAGCACTTCAGCTATGACAGTCCGGGATGCCATGGAAACTATGTCGTCACGTGCTCGTTCTTTCATATGTCATGCTGATACGGTTCCACAATTGCTAGATTTCAGATTTTTGAGGACAATACTGATCAGTACATATGAGCGTTACAGAAAGTATTTAGAAGAAAATGTGTTTCAATTGGTGAACTTGAGGTACCTTTCGGGTGCACTTCGGGAAGGGTGCCAAATCCCTTCTTCAATTAGTCTGCTATGGAATCTACACACACTAATTGTTTCTTCTTTGGGTGAACTTACTGCACCAATAGAAATTTGGAAAATGCATCAGCTTAAGCATTTGGAGATCGTAGGTTTTAGAGGAATGTATCTCCCAGATCCTCGGAGAGGGCATAGTGATGTTATGATGGAGAATCTAGAGACGCTCAAAGGAGTGAGAGATTTCAACTTGAATGAAGAAGTGGTTAAGAGAATTCCCAATATCAAGAAACTGTCTATAAGATTCTCGGATAAAGTAACGGACAGAGTGAAGTGCCTCAGCTATCTTCAATGTCTGAGTAAGCTGGAAAGCTTGACGTGCATTAATGATTATGGAAGTGATGCTGAGTATCTGCAGAGTATTAGCTTCCCGCACTCACTCAAGAGGCTGTATCTTCAATGCGGAAAGTTCCATTTGGAGGAAATTCTGGAAAAGATAGGTTCATTACCACTTCTTGAGAAGCTCCAAATCTTCAAGGGGCAGTTTGCAACTCGCAGTTGGGAAATAGTTGAAGGCCAATTCCCCAGCCTCAAATACTTGAGATTGTGGTATTGTGGGGATATGGAATGTTGGACGTTAGAGGGCTACTGCTTGCCACGCCTTGAGCAACTTTTTATCTGGTGGATGAAGTCGTTGAAGGAGTTCCCTTCCGAAATTGGAGAAATAGCAACACTCAAATCAATTGAATTGTCGGATTGCAGTGAATCAATGGCTATGTCTTTGAAGAAGATAGTAGAGGAACAGGAGGAATTACAAGGGGACCCATCCATTCATGTTCTAGTTAGGTCATCCAACGTCAGCCAAGAACTTGCAACTCCCAACTTTCGTGTAGTCAAATAG
- the LOC131016812 gene encoding putative late blight resistance protein homolog R1A-10 isoform X1 has translation MAAYAALVSLMHIIDTIEHHPSPPISIDKQQVESLTQIVTFLQEFLESYKSPVADGDEADPLEMRIADAAHAVEDVIESHIVNVIKLGRSSSNEIFLQGYVVDAAHAAEEVNSGEKVSCIDFYEDLQQVIEEMNVIKKEAMETSAEAQLKRKVSPTHAGSLTSSSNVKESKMVGFDDVLLQLLDRLTGGNRNRQIIPITGMGGIGKTTLARHIFEHALVKEHFDIRAWTTISQTYNVREALREVLHQVSGDLGSDLSENELGEKLYKYLYGRRYIIILDDMWSVEVWDKMRFFFSDYNDGSRVIVTTRLSNLAAELTNSNSISMRFLDDVCSWSLFSKTVFGDEGFPLHLEEIGKKIVGNCYGLPLSIAVIGGLLAKSELTLEYWEHIEENLSSIVNSENDEYCLRVLKLSYDHLPAYLKPCFLYMGRFEEDKAIRVSELMRLWVSEGFLKPIINKSLETVAEEYLKELVDRNLILVDWLGAVGNIKYCKMHDLLRDLSFQEAKKQRFYYVLGQHCPRGINSQRRIVIPRSTSAMTVRDAMETMSSRARSFICHADTVPQLLDFRFLRTILISTYERYRKYLEENVFQLVNLRYLSGALREGCQIPSSISLLWNLHTLIVSSLGELTAPIEIWKMHQLKHLEIVGFRGMYLPDPRRGHSDVMMENLETLKGVRDFNLNEEVVKRIPNIKKLSIRFSDKVTDRVKCLSYLQCLSKLESLTCINDYGSDAEYLQSISFPHSLKRLYLQCGKFHLEEILEKIGSLPLLEKLQIFKGQFATRSWEIVEGQFPSLKYLRLWYCGDMECWTLEGYCLPRLEQLFIWWMKSLKEFPSEIGEIATLKSIELSDCSESMAMSLKKIVEEQEELQGDPSIHVLVRSSNVSQELATPNFRVVK, from the exons AGGAATTTCTTGAAAGTTATAAGTCCCCTGTTGCCGACGGAGATGAAGCTGATCCGCTGGAGATGCGTATCGCAGATGCAGCTCATGCTGTTGAAGATGTTATCGAATCACATATTGTGAACGTGATTAAACTGGGTAGATCTAGTTCCAACGAA ATATTTCTCCAAGGCTATGTTGTAGATGCAGCTCATGCGGCTGAAGAAGTGAATTCTGGAGAGAAAGTCAGTTGCATCGACTTCTATGAAGATCTACAGCAAGTGATAGAAGAAATGAATGTGATCAAGAAGGAAGCCATGGAAACTTCAGCTGAAGCTCAGCTGAAGAGAAAGGTCTCCCCGACTCATGCTGGCTCCTTGACATCCTCTTCCAATGTGAAGGAAAGCAAGATGGTGGGATTTGATGACGTGCTACTTCAACTCTTGGATCGGCTCACTGGAGGGAACCGTAACCGCCAAATCATCCCAATCACAGGGATGGGCGGGattggtaagaccactcttgcccgACATATATTTGAGCATGCCCTCGTTAAGGAGCATTTTGATATTCGTGCATGGACTACAATTTCTCAAACTTATAATGTTAGAGAAGCACTTAGAGAAGTTCTTCACCAAGTGAGTGGAGATTTGGGTAGTGATCTCAGTGAGAACGAATTGGGAGAAAAATTGTACAAGTATTTATACGGTAGGAGGTATATTATAATattggatgatatgtggagtgtAGAGGTGTGGGACAAGATGAGGTTTTTCTTTTCCGATTACAATGATGGGAGTCGAGTAATCGTAACGACTAGGCTCTCAAACTTGGCTGCCGAGTTGACAAACTCTAACAGCATTAGTATGAGATTTTTAGATGATGTTTGTAGCTGGAGTTTGTTCTCCAAAACTGTATTTGGGGATGAGGGTTTTCCTCTTCATCTCGAGGAAATCGGAAAGAAAATTGTGGGGAATTGTTACGGACTTCCTTTGTCGATTGCTGTGATTGGCGGTCTACTGGCAAAGTCCGAACTTACACTCGAATATTGGGAGCACATAGAGGAAAACTTAAGCTCAATAGTGAAttcggaaaatgatgaatattgcTTGAGAGTATTGAAACTGAGCTATGACCATTTGCCTGCCTATCTAAAGCCTTGTTTTTTGTACATGGGGAGGTTTGAGGAAGATAAGGCAATTAGGGTCTCAGAACTCATGAGGTTATGGGTTTCTGAAGGCTTTCTTAAACCAATAATCAATAAAAGCTTGGAAACAGTTGCCGAAGAGTATTTAAAGGAGCTAGTTGACAGAAACCTCATTCTAGTTGATTGGTTGGGGGCAGTCGGGAATATAAAGTACTGCAAAATGCATGATTTACTAAGAGATCTATCATTTCAAGAAGCTAAAAAGCAGAGGTTTTATTATGTGTTAGGGCAACATTGTCCTCGAGGGATAAATAGCCAACGCCGCATTGTTATTCCCAGAAGCACTTCAGCTATGACAGTCCGGGATGCCATGGAAACTATGTCGTCACGTGCTCGTTCTTTCATATGTCATGCTGATACGGTTCCACAATTGCTAGATTTCAGATTTTTGAGGACAATACTGATCAGTACATATGAGCGTTACAGAAAGTATTTAGAAGAAAATGTGTTTCAATTGGTGAACTTGAGGTACCTTTCGGGTGCACTTCGGGAAGGGTGCCAAATCCCTTCTTCAATTAGTCTGCTATGGAATCTACACACACTAATTGTTTCTTCTTTGGGTGAACTTACTGCACCAATAGAAATTTGGAAAATGCATCAGCTTAAGCATTTGGAGATCGTAGGTTTTAGAGGAATGTATCTCCCAGATCCTCGGAGAGGGCATAGTGATGTTATGATGGAGAATCTAGAGACGCTCAAAGGAGTGAGAGATTTCAACTTGAATGAAGAAGTGGTTAAGAGAATTCCCAATATCAAGAAACTGTCTATAAGATTCTCGGATAAAGTAACGGACAGAGTGAAGTGCCTCAGCTATCTTCAATGTCTGAGTAAGCTGGAAAGCTTGACGTGCATTAATGATTATGGAAGTGATGCTGAGTATCTGCAGAGTATTAGCTTCCCGCACTCACTCAAGAGGCTGTATCTTCAATGCGGAAAGTTCCATTTGGAGGAAATTCTGGAAAAGATAGGTTCATTACCACTTCTTGAGAAGCTCCAAATCTTCAAGGGGCAGTTTGCAACTCGCAGTTGGGAAATAGTTGAAGGCCAATTCCCCAGCCTCAAATACTTGAGATTGTGGTATTGTGGGGATATGGAATGTTGGACGTTAGAGGGCTACTGCTTGCCACGCCTTGAGCAACTTTTTATCTGGTGGATGAAGTCGTTGAAGGAGTTCCCTTCCGAAATTGGAGAAATAGCAACACTCAAATCAATTGAATTGTCGGATTGCAGTGAATCAATGGCTATGTCTTTGAAGAAGATAGTAGAGGAACAGGAGGAATTACAAGGGGACCCATCCATTCATGTTCTAGTTAGGTCATCCAACGTCAGCCAAGAACTTGCAACTCCCAACTTTCGTGTAGTCAAATAG
- the LOC131016812 gene encoding putative late blight resistance protein homolog R1A-10 isoform X2, which translates to MRIADAAHAVEDVIESHIVNVIKLGRSSSNEIFLQGYVVDAAHAAEEVNSGEKVSCIDFYEDLQQVIEEMNVIKKEAMETSAEAQLKRKVSPTHAGSLTSSSNVKESKMVGFDDVLLQLLDRLTGGNRNRQIIPITGMGGIGKTTLARHIFEHALVKEHFDIRAWTTISQTYNVREALREVLHQVSGDLGSDLSENELGEKLYKYLYGRRYIIILDDMWSVEVWDKMRFFFSDYNDGSRVIVTTRLSNLAAELTNSNSISMRFLDDVCSWSLFSKTVFGDEGFPLHLEEIGKKIVGNCYGLPLSIAVIGGLLAKSELTLEYWEHIEENLSSIVNSENDEYCLRVLKLSYDHLPAYLKPCFLYMGRFEEDKAIRVSELMRLWVSEGFLKPIINKSLETVAEEYLKELVDRNLILVDWLGAVGNIKYCKMHDLLRDLSFQEAKKQRFYYVLGQHCPRGINSQRRIVIPRSTSAMTVRDAMETMSSRARSFICHADTVPQLLDFRFLRTILISTYERYRKYLEENVFQLVNLRYLSGALREGCQIPSSISLLWNLHTLIVSSLGELTAPIEIWKMHQLKHLEIVGFRGMYLPDPRRGHSDVMMENLETLKGVRDFNLNEEVVKRIPNIKKLSIRFSDKVTDRVKCLSYLQCLSKLESLTCINDYGSDAEYLQSISFPHSLKRLYLQCGKFHLEEILEKIGSLPLLEKLQIFKGQFATRSWEIVEGQFPSLKYLRLWYCGDMECWTLEGYCLPRLEQLFIWWMKSLKEFPSEIGEIATLKSIELSDCSESMAMSLKKIVEEQEELQGDPSIHVLVRSSNVSQELATPNFRVVK; encoded by the exons ATGCGTATCGCAGATGCAGCTCATGCTGTTGAAGATGTTATCGAATCACATATTGTGAACGTGATTAAACTGGGTAGATCTAGTTCCAACGAA ATATTTCTCCAAGGCTATGTTGTAGATGCAGCTCATGCGGCTGAAGAAGTGAATTCTGGAGAGAAAGTCAGTTGCATCGACTTCTATGAAGATCTACAGCAAGTGATAGAAGAAATGAATGTGATCAAGAAGGAAGCCATGGAAACTTCAGCTGAAGCTCAGCTGAAGAGAAAGGTCTCCCCGACTCATGCTGGCTCCTTGACATCCTCTTCCAATGTGAAGGAAAGCAAGATGGTGGGATTTGATGACGTGCTACTTCAACTCTTGGATCGGCTCACTGGAGGGAACCGTAACCGCCAAATCATCCCAATCACAGGGATGGGCGGGattggtaagaccactcttgcccgACATATATTTGAGCATGCCCTCGTTAAGGAGCATTTTGATATTCGTGCATGGACTACAATTTCTCAAACTTATAATGTTAGAGAAGCACTTAGAGAAGTTCTTCACCAAGTGAGTGGAGATTTGGGTAGTGATCTCAGTGAGAACGAATTGGGAGAAAAATTGTACAAGTATTTATACGGTAGGAGGTATATTATAATattggatgatatgtggagtgtAGAGGTGTGGGACAAGATGAGGTTTTTCTTTTCCGATTACAATGATGGGAGTCGAGTAATCGTAACGACTAGGCTCTCAAACTTGGCTGCCGAGTTGACAAACTCTAACAGCATTAGTATGAGATTTTTAGATGATGTTTGTAGCTGGAGTTTGTTCTCCAAAACTGTATTTGGGGATGAGGGTTTTCCTCTTCATCTCGAGGAAATCGGAAAGAAAATTGTGGGGAATTGTTACGGACTTCCTTTGTCGATTGCTGTGATTGGCGGTCTACTGGCAAAGTCCGAACTTACACTCGAATATTGGGAGCACATAGAGGAAAACTTAAGCTCAATAGTGAAttcggaaaatgatgaatattgcTTGAGAGTATTGAAACTGAGCTATGACCATTTGCCTGCCTATCTAAAGCCTTGTTTTTTGTACATGGGGAGGTTTGAGGAAGATAAGGCAATTAGGGTCTCAGAACTCATGAGGTTATGGGTTTCTGAAGGCTTTCTTAAACCAATAATCAATAAAAGCTTGGAAACAGTTGCCGAAGAGTATTTAAAGGAGCTAGTTGACAGAAACCTCATTCTAGTTGATTGGTTGGGGGCAGTCGGGAATATAAAGTACTGCAAAATGCATGATTTACTAAGAGATCTATCATTTCAAGAAGCTAAAAAGCAGAGGTTTTATTATGTGTTAGGGCAACATTGTCCTCGAGGGATAAATAGCCAACGCCGCATTGTTATTCCCAGAAGCACTTCAGCTATGACAGTCCGGGATGCCATGGAAACTATGTCGTCACGTGCTCGTTCTTTCATATGTCATGCTGATACGGTTCCACAATTGCTAGATTTCAGATTTTTGAGGACAATACTGATCAGTACATATGAGCGTTACAGAAAGTATTTAGAAGAAAATGTGTTTCAATTGGTGAACTTGAGGTACCTTTCGGGTGCACTTCGGGAAGGGTGCCAAATCCCTTCTTCAATTAGTCTGCTATGGAATCTACACACACTAATTGTTTCTTCTTTGGGTGAACTTACTGCACCAATAGAAATTTGGAAAATGCATCAGCTTAAGCATTTGGAGATCGTAGGTTTTAGAGGAATGTATCTCCCAGATCCTCGGAGAGGGCATAGTGATGTTATGATGGAGAATCTAGAGACGCTCAAAGGAGTGAGAGATTTCAACTTGAATGAAGAAGTGGTTAAGAGAATTCCCAATATCAAGAAACTGTCTATAAGATTCTCGGATAAAGTAACGGACAGAGTGAAGTGCCTCAGCTATCTTCAATGTCTGAGTAAGCTGGAAAGCTTGACGTGCATTAATGATTATGGAAGTGATGCTGAGTATCTGCAGAGTATTAGCTTCCCGCACTCACTCAAGAGGCTGTATCTTCAATGCGGAAAGTTCCATTTGGAGGAAATTCTGGAAAAGATAGGTTCATTACCACTTCTTGAGAAGCTCCAAATCTTCAAGGGGCAGTTTGCAACTCGCAGTTGGGAAATAGTTGAAGGCCAATTCCCCAGCCTCAAATACTTGAGATTGTGGTATTGTGGGGATATGGAATGTTGGACGTTAGAGGGCTACTGCTTGCCACGCCTTGAGCAACTTTTTATCTGGTGGATGAAGTCGTTGAAGGAGTTCCCTTCCGAAATTGGAGAAATAGCAACACTCAAATCAATTGAATTGTCGGATTGCAGTGAATCAATGGCTATGTCTTTGAAGAAGATAGTAGAGGAACAGGAGGAATTACAAGGGGACCCATCCATTCATGTTCTAGTTAGGTCATCCAACGTCAGCCAAGAACTTGCAACTCCCAACTTTCGTGTAGTCAAATAG